In the genome of Vigna radiata var. radiata cultivar VC1973A unplaced genomic scaffold, Vradiata_ver6 scaffold_273, whole genome shotgun sequence, the window ACTAATATTTTAGACTGATTTCAACAGCCCAATGTTCTTTTAATCCCGTGTTAGTGTGCTATATAGTTTTTGTCATGAACTTTTTAAAAGGGAAATATTCATTTGGACCAAATGAAGACTAGCACCTTGTGGGAATAagctattgttgttgttgtgttggtAGTAATGCTTATATTCATAGAAATAAAGTTACGTATAAAACAGTATTAATGTTTTTCTTGTCCGGGCTAACTTTCTGCCCTctaatttaaacttaaacatCCTCAGTTCCCTCACCAATTTCATTCCAGAAGATTCATCATATTCTCATATATACCTTTTAACTGTGTCCAGATTCTTCAGACAATGTATGCATTGAAGACTGTTATATAAGCACTGGTGATGATCTGATTTCCATAAAAAGTGGATGGGATGGATACGGCATTGCATTTGGTCGACCCAGTAGAAATATTAACATCCGTGGGCTCATTGGGAAAACAACTAGTGCGGGGATTGCTATAGGAAGTGAGATGTCTGGAGGTGTATCAGAAGTTCATGCAGAAGATATTTACATTTTTGATTCGCATACTGCAATTAGAATAAAAACTTCTCCTGGCAGGGGTGGTTATGTTAGAAATGTCTATGTCTCTAACGTGATATTGGCTAATGTAGATATTGCTATTAGGTTCACTGGTTTATATGGAGAACATCCTGATGACAATTATGACCCAGCTGCTCTACCGGTAATAGAAAGGATTACTATCAAGGATGTAATTGGGGAAAAAGTCAAACGTGCCGGCCTTATACAGGGTATTAAAGATGACACCTTTGTCGATATCTGCCTATCAAATATCACACTTAATGTGACCTCAAAATTGCCATGGAACTGCTCTTACGTTAAAGGATATTCTGCCCTGGTTTCACCGGAAGCTTGTGAGCCTCTCAATGAGCGAATATCCCCCGAGCATTGTTCCGACTGTTGCTATTTACCAAACCAAATAACGAGTTTGGTAAATCAAAACTGGGGTGCTTGGGTTTAGAACATCAAGCTACCCAAGTTTGATCGGTGAGTTTCTTCAACAGGACAAATTTTACCTCACAGAAGTTGAATGGTGTTGCTGATCTGCAGAATGATACCGAGAGATGATTTTTCTTGTAACTTGTGTGCAGTAACAAATAATTGAGTTATTTATCAGAAATTGAATTTCAATGATTTCATGTCTTGCTTTCCTAGCTACTTATTCTTtttgaaagtaaaatgaaaattttttatacatttttcctCCTCGAGTTAGCAATTTGAatgatttcatatattaaataaggGTTTCCACATCCTAACCCTTCCATCAAGGGGGAGAACTATTAAACTTGAGAGCTTGTTTTGCACAGAAgtaatataatgaaattttatagcATTAAAGTGTAATATGAAATGGTACAAATCGGATATCTAGATCCGATTTTTGTACATTCAGATTTGCATATCCGATAaactaactatttttaataattttaataaattaatataaattacattatattaataaaaaattatataattatattatatatttatacaaaatcatatataattttaaaaataatttaaaactaataaaatagataaataagtaatataataaaattttatataacatattCAACTTAATCGGTTTTTGATATGCGATTTTATCTGTATAGGATATCTACGTACGATTTTGGTAGATTCGGATTTTCATTTTCGATCTGTTCATCTCAAGtttatttt includes:
- the LOC106754863 gene encoding probable polygalacturonase isoform X2, giving the protein MNFKEVRPHSVSITEFGAVGDGVTLNTKAFQNAIFYLNSFADKGGAKLFVPAGRWLTGSFDLISHLTLWLDNDAVILGSTNSEDWPLVEPLPSYGRGRELPGGRHKSLIYGRNLTDVVITGNNGTVDGQGSIWWDKFRNKTLDYTRPHLVELMNSTGVLISNVTFLNSPFWTIHPVYCSHVRIHNVTVIAPHGSPNTDGINPDSSDNVCIEDCYISTGDDLISIKSGWDGYGIAFGRPSRNINIRGLIGKTTSAGIAIGSEMSGGVSEVHAEDIYIFDSHTAIRIKTSPGRGGYVRNVYVSNVILANVDIAIRFTGLYGEHPDDNYDPAALPVIERITIKDVIGEKVKRAGLIQGIKDDTFVDICLSNITLNVTSKLPWNCSYVKGYSALVSPEACEPLNERISPEHCSDCCYLPNQITSLVNQNWGAWV